The genome window CCCGCCAGTGCCTTTCCGCCGCCTCGGCGTGGTAGCTGGAGGTGTCCTCCTGGGTGTAGCCGTGCGGGGCGCCCGGGTAGACCTCGCAGCGGTGGCGCACACCCGCGTCGGTGAGTGCCTTCTCCAGCCGCTCGATCTGCTGGGGCGGCAGGGAGTGGTCGTGGTCGGCGTGTCCGAAGTACGCCTCCGCGGTGATGCGGTCGGCCGCAAGATGGGGGCTGTCCGGCTTGTCGGTCGCCAGCTGCCCGCCGTGGAAGCCGGCCACGGCGGCGACCCGCTCCGGATGCGTCCCGGCGGTGCGCAGGGCCAGCCGGGCGCCCATGCAGTAGCCGGTCACACCGACCGGGCCGTCGACGGCCTGCGGGCAGTCGGCGAGCCGGCGCAGATAGGCGTCGGCGTCGCGCTCGGCCCGCTCGGGCGTCACCGACCGGATGAGCGGCATGACCTTCTGGAAGAGCTCCGGACGTGCGTCCGTGTCGATGAAGTCGGGCAGCTCGACGACGGGCGCCCGGCCGTGGCGGTAGAAGACGTTGGGCACCAGCACCGTGTAGCCGTGCCCGGCGAGGCGGTCGGCCATCTTCTTCAGGGACGGGCGCAGTCCGAAGGCGTCCATGTAGAGCAGGACCGCGGGGTGGGGGCTGTGGTCGTCCGGGTGGGTGAGGTAGGCGTCCGCCGTGCCGTCCTCGGTGGGGATGTCCACGGACGTTCCACGGGTGGCGGTCATATGTGGTTCTCCTGCCTGTCGACGTCCGGCCGGCGACGACCCCGGCCGGGCCTTGCGATCATCATCGCAACGCCGGCCGGCTGATCGCTCAGGAGGGCCGAACGGGACCGTCTTCTTCTTCCTGCGGATCGGTCAGCGTCTCGCGGACCTTGGGCAGGATGTTGTCCACGTAGTCCTTCACGGCGGTGTCCAGACCGATGTCGTGCTGGGCCCGCTCCGACAGATACCACCGGTGTTCCAGCAGCTCGTGGTACAGCTCCGCCGGATCCATCGCCCCCCGCAGCTCCGGCGGCACCGCGCGCACGGTGGGCCGGAACACGTCCCGCACCCACCGGTGGGCGAGCACCTCGGGCCGGGCGGCGAGGGGGTCGCCGGGCGCGTAGTCGTCCTGGGTGGCCATCCAGCTCTCCAGGTCGTTCAGCAGCCGCCGCGCCTGGTTCTCCTCGGCGTCGAGGCCGGTCAGCCGGAGCAGCTGCCGCTGATGGTGCCCGGCGTCGACGACCTTCGGCACGAAGGTGACGGTGTCGCCGTTGGAGGAGTGCGAGATCTGCATCTCCGCCACGTCGAACCCGAGGTCGTTCAGGCGGCGGACACGGCGGTCGATGTAGTGGTGCTTGCCCGCCGGGTACACGGAGGTGCGGGTCAGCTCGTCCCACAGGCCTGAGTACCGCTGGCAGATCTCCATGCCGAACTCGATCGGATCGACGGACGGGTGCAGTGCCCCGGAAGCCTCCAGGTCCAGCAGCTCACCGCTGATGTTGACGCGCGCGAGATCGAGGTCGTACTCCCGCTGCCCCGGGCTCAGCCGGGGGTGCAGATCGCCGGTCTCGGCGTCCACCAGGTACGCGGCGTAGGCGCCCGCGTCCCGCCGGAACAGGGTGTTGGACAGCGAGCAGTCACCCCAGGCGAACCCCGCCAGATGCAGCCGGACCAGCAGCACGGCCAGCGCGTCCATCAGCCGGTGCATGGTCGCGGGCCGCATGGTCGTCTCGAACATCGAGCGGTACGGCATCGAGCCGCGCAGATGCCGGGTGATCAGCACCGGCTCGAGGGGCTCGCCGTCCTTGCCGGTACGGCCGGTGACCACGGCGAGCGGGTCCACCGCCGGGATGCCGAGCCGGTCGAGGTCCCGCAGCAGCTCGAACTCGCGCACCGCGGGCCGCTCGGCGAGCTCCTTGACGGCCACCACCTCCGTACCGGCGCGTGCGTAGCGCACCACG of Streptomyces cynarae contains these proteins:
- a CDS encoding dienelactone hydrolase family protein translates to MTATRGTSVDIPTEDGTADAYLTHPDDHSPHPAVLLYMDAFGLRPSLKKMADRLAGHGYTVLVPNVFYRHGRAPVVELPDFIDTDARPELFQKVMPLIRSVTPERAERDADAYLRRLADCPQAVDGPVGVTGYCMGARLALRTAGTHPERVAAVAGFHGGQLATDKPDSPHLAADRITAEAYFGHADHDHSLPPQQIERLEKALTDAGVRHRCEVYPGAPHGYTQEDTSSYHAEAAERHWRELLALFDRAL
- a CDS encoding DUF4032 domain-containing protein — translated: MALQISATNPEHPALLLELPWQLPLEEWPEHYLVPLPRGISRHVVRYARAGTEVVAVKELAERPAVREFELLRDLDRLGIPAVDPLAVVTGRTGKDGEPLEPVLITRHLRGSMPYRSMFETTMRPATMHRLMDALAVLLVRLHLAGFAWGDCSLSNTLFRRDAGAYAAYLVDAETGDLHPRLSPGQREYDLDLARVNISGELLDLEASGALHPSVDPIEFGMEICQRYSGLWDELTRTSVYPAGKHHYIDRRVRRLNDLGFDVAEMQISHSSNGDTVTFVPKVVDAGHHQRQLLRLTGLDAEENQARRLLNDLESWMATQDDYAPGDPLAARPEVLAHRWVRDVFRPTVRAVPPELRGAMDPAELYHELLEHRWYLSERAQHDIGLDTAVKDYVDNILPKVRETLTDPQEEEDGPVRPS